In the genome of Corynebacterium glucuronolyticum DSM 44120, the window GTCGACGACCATCAGCGCACCTCCAATCCACGGATCTGGGCGGCCGGGGATGTCTCCGGGGCCCCGCAGTTCGTCTATGTCGCCGCGGCCACGGGCAAAGTGGCCGCACTCAATGCCCTGGGCACGCAGCCGGCGGCGCGGGTGGAGTACACCGGGTTGCCCGCGGTGGTGTTCACCCGTCCCCAGCTGGCTTCCGCCGGGTGGAGCGAGGCTCAGGCCCGTGCCCACGGACTGGCGTATGACACCCGCGTGCTGGACCTGTCGGAAATTCCCCGGGCACTGGTCAACCGGGATACCCGCGGGGCGGTCAAGATCGTGGCCGACGCGGTCACCGGAACCGTTGTGGGAGTGCATGCCCTGGCCGAGGGGGCTGGGGAGATCATGCTGGCTGCCACCTACGCCATCACGGCGGGTATGACCGTCGATGACCTGGCCGATACCTGGGCGCCCTACCTCACGATGGCCGAGAGTCTGCGCCTGACCGCCGGGTTGTTTCGCACCCAGATGCCCACCTCCTGCTGCGCCTGACCACCCCCTTTTCCCTCGGTCGTGAACACTAGCTCCATGACAAGAACCCCCTCGTAGGGGCGACCGTCATCCGTCGGTGTCAAAGGGAAAACTCAGCTGTCGGGCATGGAAATCAAAGTGCAACGTCGGATAGGCGTACACATCCGCCACAGTCATCACGGCGTCGAAAAACGGATCCCAGCGGGTGGGAAACGCCATCCGCAGTGCCAGGGACTCCTCGGATTCCTTCTCCAGGCGGGCGGCCAGGGTGGTGGTGAGGCGGCGAAGTTTCCGGGCCGTCCGGTGGCGGTTGTAGACCCGGGCCGCAGCACGCGATCCCCAGTAATTGACCCAGTCGAAAGGTCGGATACCGGCATTGAACAGACGGGCGAACGCGTTGTTGAACAAGGGCGGCAGATGACCGAAAAGCTTGACCAGAGGTAACAATGTGCGAACCACCATATAACCGAAGACCATATGAAACAGCAGTTCTTCATTGGTCCAGCGGGTACCCGCACTACGCTCGCGCAGTTCCGCGTCCCTGGCCCGGGAGAGAACGCCTTCCAACTCGGCACAGGCCCGCCCGTAGCCGGCTGTGATGTCAGTACGACCCGTCATCGTTGTCTTCTTCCCGGGGGCAGGCTTCCACCGATTCTTCGATCTCATCATCGCACCACACACTTGCCCCAGACCAGGGGTCTCCGTGTTGGGAAATGGGACGCCTGTGGTTGACCGTCCCCAGCCAGCTAAGTACGAGACTTCGCGGCACGAAAGAGCACTGATGAACCAGCACACGTGTCTAGGTGCGGGTGCCGGTTCACCAGAATTTTAGCACCGTCAGACCTCTGCCCTGCAGCCGATCGACGGCACAAAGTGTCGGAAAACTGCAGCACGAAGCGGCGGTCGTAGGTACCCAAGAGCGCAAGCCTGATTCGTCAGCATGGACCTTATATCGGCCGGGGTAATCGACACTGATCCTCCAGCGAGGCGTACGTTTCCCACTTCGATTTTTCTACAGCGATTCCTCATATATACAAGGCATTC includes:
- a CDS encoding DinB family protein; the protein is MTGRTDITAGYGRACAELEGVLSRARDAELRERSAGTRWTNEELLFHMVFGYMVVRTLLPLVKLFGHLPPLFNNAFARLFNAGIRPFDWVNYWGSRAAARVYNRHRTARKLRRLTTTLAARLEKESEESLALRMAFPTRWDPFFDAVMTVADVYAYPTLHFDFHARQLSFPFDTDG